The segment ATAGCCGGCAAGCACATCCCGGTCCGCCCAGCCACCCGCACACCCGACCACCCGACGACGCCGCAGCCCATTCGGCCCAGGCCGCAATCTTCGGCCGGCGGCACGCAACCCTGGGCTCAACCCGGGAGTGACCAGTTGGATGAACTGGACGCCACCACCGGCCAGACGCTCTCGTACCTCGAGAAGGTCGAGGACGTCATCGCCTTCTATCCCGAACTGGCCGATCAGGGCGCGTTCCTGGCCGCGACGCCGAAGACCCGCGTCGAGGCCATCCGCAAGTCCTTCCGGGCCGAACTCGCCGGACTCGGCGCCACGGCGGTCGCAGACAAGGAGAAGGCCTGGCGGAAGGCGACCCCCGAGACGCGGCTGCGCCTCGTCGTCGCCAAGCTGGCGGACGTGACCGATCTGGGGCCGGTTCTGACCCCACAATAGGCGCTCGCCCGGGCACGGGGTAGAAACCCCTCGTCTTGTCCTGCCCCAAGTGCGGAGTGCCGCTCCCCGAGAACAACCGCTTCTGCTACGAATGCGGCAATTTCCTCGGCGTGCACCCGGGCTACTCGCTGCAAGGGCGCTTCCTGGTCGAGCGCTTCCTGGGGAAGGGCGGGTTCGGGCAGGTCTACCTCGGGCGCGACGAGCAGTTGCTGGGCAAGCCGGTCGTCATCAAGGAACTGCTTGCCTCCGCCGCCAGCGGGCAGGGCCTGGCGCTCTTCAACCGCGAGGCCGACACCCTGATCAGCCTCAAGCACGCGGCGATCCCCACTTGCTACGCATTCTTCGAGGAACTGGGCCACCACTACCTGGTGCTCGAGTACATGAGGGGCCCCACGCTGCTCGAGGCCATCGGCAAGCACGGCCGCTTCGCCGAGGACGTCGTGCGCAACATCATGCTGCGCTTGCTCGACGTACTGGACTACCTCCACGCGCAGGACCCGCCTCTGGTGCATGGCGACCTGTCTCCCGAGAACGTCATCATCCTGCCGGCGGGGCGCATCGGACTGATCGACTTCGGAGCCATCCGCGTGTACGAGCCCGAACTCGCCGCGGTCGCCGGACCTGGCGTGGGCAAGGAGATCTACGCGCCGCCGGAACAGCGGCGCGGCGAGATCCACCCGGCGAGCGACCTGTTCGCCCTGGGCGTGACGGCCCTGTACATGGTGACGGGCCGGCACCCGCGGGAGATCTACGACCCCTACGAGCGCCTGTTCACCTGGGACGAGGAAGGGCTGTCGCCGCTCGTCAACACGCTGATCCGGCGCCTGGTGGCCGCCGACCTCAAGGATCGTTTCCCGTCGGCCGCGGAAGCCCTGGATCTCCTCCATGCGCACGCGGCGGCCCGCGGCCTCTCGCTCGCGGCGGTGCCGGCCTTCGACGCCGGCGATTTCGAGCGCCTGCCGGAGCTCCCGCCATTCTCGCAGGTGCGGGCACCCTACCACGCGGGAGGCGGTCCACCGCCCGCCGGCCGCCTCTGCTGGCGCTACAAGGTCGGCCCGGTCCTGTCGTCGCCGGCTCTGCGCAACGGCACGCTCTATGTCGGCTCGCTGGATCACACCGTCACGGCGCTTGACGCCTACGCCGGCCGCTTCATGTGGAAGGCGTCCGCTCGCGGGCCCATCGCCTGCTCGCCGGCGATCGAGGGCCAGGTGGTCTTCGTGGGCGACGAGGCCGGCAACCTGACCGCTTTCGATGCGTGGAACGGCACGCGCAATTGGACGTTCCGCACCGGGTCGCCGCTCGGCTCGGCTCCCGTGGTGGCCGACGGCATCGTCTACTTCGGCGCCAACGACGGCTACCTGTTCGCGGTCTCACCCAACGGCAGCGAGCGCTGGCGCTGCATCTCCAACCTCAACGACCGCATACGCTCGAGTCCGGCGATCTCCGGGCCCCTCGTCTTCGTCGGCACGCACGGGGGATCGCTGTTCGCATTCGACCTGAACTCCGGCATCCCGCAATGGGAGTATGTCTGCCGCGGCGCCATCACCGTGTCGCCCGTCGTGGAGGCCGGCCGGGTTTTCGTCGGCTGCCGCGCCGGCTGGTTCTATGGCGTCGACGCCTACAGCGGGAGCCTCGTCTGGGAGTTCCAGGCGCCCGAGGCGATCGACGGATCGCCGGCCATCGCCGGCCGCTACGTCTACTTCGGCTGCCGCGACGGCAAGCTGTACTGTCTGGATTCAGCCGACGGACGGCTCCGGTGGACCTTTTCGGTGGAGAGTTCGGGCGCGCCCTCCCCCCTGGGCCCGATCGCCTTGGTGGACGGCATCCTCTACTTCGGCTCCTGGCGCGGCCGCTTCTTCGCGCTGGATGCCGAGGACGGCGCGCAGCGCTGGTGGTTCCAGGCGTCGGCGCCCGTGCGCTCGTCGGCGATCGTCGCCAACGGATTGGTTTACATCACGACCGAGGACGGATACATCTACGCCCTCGAGTAGCGGTAAGATCGAGGCATGCCAGAAATGTGGGAAGTGATCGTCATCGGGGGCGGCCCGGCAGGCTATACGGCCGGGATCTACGCGGCTCGCGCCAATCTGGCGCCCCTCGTCTTCGAGGGCGGCCAGCCGGGAGGGCAGCTCATGATCACTTCCGACGTCGAGAATTTTCCGGGTTTCGTCGATCCCATCACGGGGCCGGACCTGATGATGGCGATGCGCGGGCAGGCCGAGCGCGTCGGGGCAAAAATCCTCACCCAGGACGTCACGGCGGTGGACTTCTCGCGCCGACCCTTCAAGGTCGCGGCCGGTGCCGACGAGTACCTTGCAAGGGCGGTGATCATCTCGACGGGCGCCTCGGCGCGCTGGCTGGGCATCCCGTCCGAGCAGAAGCTGATGGGCCGCGGCGTCTCGGCGTGTGCGACCTGCGACGGCTTCTTCTTCCGCGGCAAGCGGGTCGCCGTCGTGGGCGGCGGAGATACCGCCATGGAGGAGGCGCTCTACCTGGCCAAGATGTGCGAGTCGGTCACGGTGGTGCACCGCCGCGACGCGCTTCGCGCTTCGAAGATCATGCAGGAGCGCGCGCTTCGCCATGAGAAGATCCGGTTCGAGTGGAACGCCCTGGTCGACGAGATCGTGGGCGAGGAGCACGTCACCGCGATCCGCCTCAAGGACGCCCGGGACGGCACCACTCGCGAGGTCGCGGTGGACGGCGTCTTCGTCGCCATCGGCCACTCGCCCAACACCGCATTGTTCAAGCCGTTCCTGGCCTGCGACGAAAACGGCTAC is part of the Candidatus Tanganyikabacteria bacterium genome and harbors:
- a CDS encoding PQQ-binding-like beta-propeller repeat protein, translating into MSCPKCGVPLPENNRFCYECGNFLGVHPGYSLQGRFLVERFLGKGGFGQVYLGRDEQLLGKPVVIKELLASAASGQGLALFNREADTLISLKHAAIPTCYAFFEELGHHYLVLEYMRGPTLLEAIGKHGRFAEDVVRNIMLRLLDVLDYLHAQDPPLVHGDLSPENVIILPAGRIGLIDFGAIRVYEPELAAVAGPGVGKEIYAPPEQRRGEIHPASDLFALGVTALYMVTGRHPREIYDPYERLFTWDEEGLSPLVNTLIRRLVAADLKDRFPSAAEALDLLHAHAAARGLSLAAVPAFDAGDFERLPELPPFSQVRAPYHAGGGPPPAGRLCWRYKVGPVLSSPALRNGTLYVGSLDHTVTALDAYAGRFMWKASARGPIACSPAIEGQVVFVGDEAGNLTAFDAWNGTRNWTFRTGSPLGSAPVVADGIVYFGANDGYLFAVSPNGSERWRCISNLNDRIRSSPAISGPLVFVGTHGGSLFAFDLNSGIPQWEYVCRGAITVSPVVEAGRVFVGCRAGWFYGVDAYSGSLVWEFQAPEAIDGSPAIAGRYVYFGCRDGKLYCLDSADGRLRWTFSVESSGAPSPLGPIALVDGILYFGSWRGRFFALDAEDGAQRWWFQASAPVRSSAIVANGLVYITTEDGYIYALE
- the trxB gene encoding thioredoxin-disulfide reductase, with protein sequence MPEMWEVIVIGGGPAGYTAGIYAARANLAPLVFEGGQPGGQLMITSDVENFPGFVDPITGPDLMMAMRGQAERVGAKILTQDVTAVDFSRRPFKVAAGADEYLARAVIISTGASARWLGIPSEQKLMGRGVSACATCDGFFFRGKRVAVVGGGDTAMEEALYLAKMCESVTVVHRRDALRASKIMQERALRHEKIRFEWNALVDEIVGEEHVTAIRLKDARDGTTREVAVDGVFVAIGHSPNTALFKPFLACDENGYVKVTPGTTRTSVEGVFAAGDVQDHVYRQAVTAAGTGCMAALEAERWLAAMEAEAVAT